CTACGTTTTAACAATGATACGTCTGCACTCCGGATGTTGCTTGTTCCAGCGATATGGtgcctcctcttcatttATCTGCCTTACCTACGCAACTCTGATATATCCTTCTTGCTCAACTGGCTAATGTGTTTAAAACTCAGAGTGCTCTACCCCCATGCCATACGCTACTGTTCCTCTCGAAAGGCCGAGTAATTTGGACTGCCGTGTCCTAACCACATGGATAGATACGATTACCTCTTCAAACTCCTCCTTATCGGAGATTCTGGCGTTGGAAAGTCTTGTTTGCTCCTTCGATTTGCCGATGACACCTACACAGAAAGCTACATCTCTACTATTGGCGTGGATTTCGTACGTATCCCGACTAACcgttttgttgtttttttggggggggaCGCTTCAAGTTGTCCTCAAGCATTCATTCCAGAAAGCGAACATCAGTATACTGACAGCTCCCTTATAGAAAATCCGCACTATCGAGCTTGACGGTAAAACAGTGAAACTTCAAATTGTACGAAGACTCGGAACACTTCTTCCCATGATCAAATATAGCTGACACGGCATGTAGTGGGACACTGCCGGTCAAGAGCGATTCCGAACCATCACATCGTCTTATTACCGTGGCGCTCACGGCATCTGCGTTGTATATGATGTTACCGACATGGACTCTTTCAACAACGTGAAGCAGTGGCTCCAGGAAATCGACCGTTATGCGACCGAAGGTGTCAACAAGCTGCTTGTGGGAAACAAGAGTGATATGGAGGATAAGAAGGTCGTGGAATATACTGTCGCGAAGGTCTGTAGCCACCACCCCATACCAGCACAATCGATCAGTAACCCCTCTCTGCGTTCGCTCACGTAATCTGTCTAACTTGCGTGTGCGCCTTTTAGGAATTTGCTGATAGCCTTGGAATCCCGTTTTTGGAAACGTCTGCCAAGAATGCGTCTAATGTGGAGCAAGCCTTTTTGACGATGGCTAGACAGATCAAGGAGCGCATGGGCACCGCGACCGTAAACAACAAGCCAACTGTGCAGGTTGGTCAGGGACAGGGTGTCCaatctggatctggtggtGGCTGCTGTTAGACGAATCATGACCCAAAATCACTATTGCCGAACACTCCCCTTTGGCACAGGGCACAGAGAATCATCCGTGGGGCTTTGGTTTGCTTTGCAAGGTTTGGTGGCTGTATTCCTTCAGCACGGTACGAACGAACGGTGTTGACCGGTTTAATTAGCTGAGGATGAGTACGGGGGGGGGGGTATTTCGATTCTCCGCGATGCTTTAGCCGGCTTACTACACTTTGTCTTCATACAAGATCATTTTTTGAGGGATTAGCACCCTGTCCCTCTGCTTATTTTTCACCCCGACACTTCGTTCTTCCTTGCTTTCTGCTTACTTTCTGTTTTGCGACTCTACTGTGGGCATTTTTACTTCATTTACTTCATGTTGCTTAGGTTGGATTCCTTGCGTATCTTGTCGGGCTCAATTAATAGGAAACGCATGAATGACTTGTGACTTACTGCTGTGTGGTAAATTAGAAGTTATTAAACCTTTTCTGGCCATATCTAATCTGTACCTCACCTAGATTGAACTAAGAACTACGGAGAACGCTATTAAAACTGTGAAACCTAGACCTGATGCACTACCCGGCTTCAAGACACAGTAGTAGATGACTCTACACCTGACTCCTCGACCGTATTGTTCCCCTgagaatcaacaacaacaaccacaaaaaaaaaaaaaaaaaaagggtgGGAGAACGAAACAAGCACGAGCGCGATCGTCCGGGCATCTGATTCCTTCATACGACCTCCTAGTATATACCGTAGTATGTATAATTTCAGCAAGATCACATGCAGGATGCACCGGTTCCGTAGTAAGCACCGACATAGATTTCCCAAGGGTTTCATTCATTACTCGTATAACCAAATAGAAAGCAACAATGAATCAAGATCTAGGTACAGAGTAGGTTCTATCACAGTGAGAACAAAAAATCAACCTCGGTCAAAGACCTGGTGAAGCCTGACGTGACAATCAGACGTCGTCTTTTACCGTCTCGACCACGCCCACACCGTAACGCTTGGAAATGGTTACCAGATAGGTACTACTACGTACCAAGAAGTAACCCGTATAGGACTAACCGCGAaaggaaataataataataataataaaaaaaaaacatctGATACTGGTGAAGATTTTGAGGCCATAGAGGCGAGTACTTAAGCAAACTACCAATTGCTTTTTGTAGCTTCTACGAGGTTTCGGAAGGAGAATGGGAAGACCGTAAATAATCAGCCGAGGTATAGGGATTCGGCAACGTCATGAAACCGGGCATCATTCCCCAATCCCCAGTCGAAGGAAGCGATCCAAGCATCTTCACTCTGTTCGAACCACTCCTCATTTATTCCGATTGTAATTCGTATACCACTCCTTTTGACACCTCCTTTCAATTCTTTCCTCATTTGCCTCCCTTTCTTTCCACCTCACTATAGCTATCAAATCCATCGCATATTCACACTCCTTCGCGTCCGAGTTTGAAAGGATAGTCTCCGTATCTCATTATGTCTTTATCGAAGGTCGAGGATCCGAAGAAGgtcgctgcagctgcagctgcacaACAGAGCGACAACATAGCCCATGCGCTGGCGGGCGCTGGAGGTGGGATACTGTCTATGGTTTTAACGTGCGTGCATGAAACAGAGTCCGTTTATGCTTGAGAAGCATAATCTCACATGGCCTTCTTAGATATCCGCTTATTACGCTTTCAACTCGAGCGCAAGTCGAATCGAAGCGTGCAGAGTCTTCCACCATTGATGCGATTCGCCGTATCGTGCAAAGGGAGGGAATAATTGGACTTTATTCTGGTCTTGAGTCGGCGTTGTTTGGCATCAGTGTCACTAACTTTGTGTATTACTACTGGTTTGAATGGACTCGATCGGCCTTTGAGAAAGCTGCCGAGAAAGCGGGTCGCTCAAAGAAGCTGTCGACAATCGAATCAATGATTGCTGGTGCGATTGCGGGGAGTGCTACTGTCCTGCTCACCAACCCGATCTGGGTTATCAACACCAGGATGACCGCACGCAAATCCGCAGAGCATGACCCATCGCTACCCGGTGGCCCTAAGAAGCAGCCGGCCTCTACTTTTGGCACACTGATGGAGCTGCTCCAGAAAGAGGGCCCAGCTGCACTTTTCTCCGGTGTTCTACCTGCCCTTATCCTGGTGATTAATCCTATTCTGCAGTATACCATCTTCGAGCAGTTGAAAAACATGGTGGagcgccgccgccgtatGACACCAAAGGATGCCTTTTATCTCGGCGCATTGGGCAAAATCCTAGCCACCTCAATTACATACCCTTACATCACAGTGAAGAGCCAGATGCACGTTGCCAGTAAGGAAGGACCCAAGGAGAGTTTGAATGGGAGCTTGAAAAGAATAATCAACGAAGAGGGCTACACTGGATTATACAAAGGCAAGTTGACCATCTAGCCGATGCGCGCGCCGATGCTTATGATTCTACAGGAATCGGACCTAAGGTCACCCAAAGTGCAATCACCGCCGCATTCTTATTTGCATTTAAGGATGTTCTATACGACTCAATGGTGACCCTAAGGAGAAGCCGTGCTGCCAAATAGACAAGATTGTTATAGGTAGTGAGATGGCCCAATGGGTAATTGGGGTTGACAGACTTTTTAACGACCAACTATACCCCACTGCGGAGCAGTTGTGGAATGGGTCTGTACCCCATGTTTCCAAAGATGGCATTGTTGATTTAAATTCTAGACCCTGCCAGTCTATCTAACAATGGGGCGTTTTCTTGTACAGCCTTTATACAGTCAGAAGGTTCCTGGTGTGCAATACGAGCCGTGCATAAAGCCAAAGCAATACCTAAATACTTCTACTGGGAACGACCATCGCCTGTTACCTTAACATGGAGTAGGATGGTTCTTTTAAGTTTTGTATATAA
This sequence is a window from Aspergillus puulaauensis MK2 DNA, chromosome 6, nearly complete sequence. Protein-coding genes within it:
- the pmp47 gene encoding putative peroxisomal membrane protein Pmp47 (COG:C;~EggNog:ENOG410PHVF;~InterPro:IPR018108,IPR023395;~PFAM:PF00153;~TransMembrane:5 (o24-47i76-99o126-146i187-209o229-249i)) codes for the protein MSLSKVEDPKKVAAAAAAQQSDNIAHALAGAGGGILSMVLTYPLITLSTRAQVESKRAESSTIDAIRRIVQREGIIGLYSGLESALFGISVTNFVYYYWFEWTRSAFEKAAEKAGRSKKLSTIESMIAGAIAGSATVLLTNPIWVINTRMTARKSAEHDPSLPGGPKKQPASTFGTLMELLQKEGPAALFSGVLPALILVINPILQYTIFEQLKNMVERRRRMTPKDAFYLGALGKILATSITYPYITVKSQMHVASKEGPKESLNGSLKRIINEEGYTGLYKGIGPKVTQSAITAAFLFAFKDVLYDSMVTLRRSRAAK
- the YPT1 gene encoding Rab family GTPase YPT1 (COG:U;~EggNog:ENOG410PI28;~InterPro:IPR005225,IPR001806,IPR027417;~PFAM:PF00025,PF08477,PF00071,PF01926;~go_function: GO:0003924 - GTPase activity [Evidence IEA];~go_function: GO:0005525 - GTP binding [Evidence IEA]) yields the protein MNPEYDYLFKLLLIGDSGVGKSCLLLRFADDTYTESYISTIGVDFKIRTIELDGKTVKLQIWDTAGQERFRTITSSYYRGAHGICVVYDVTDMDSFNNVKQWLQEIDRYATEGVNKLLVGNKSDMEDKKVVEYTVAKEFADSLGIPFLETSAKNASNVEQAFLTMARQIKERMGTATVNNKPTVQVGQGQGVQSGSGGGCC